In Miniphocaeibacter halophilus, the following proteins share a genomic window:
- a CDS encoding Cache 3/Cache 2 fusion domain-containing protein: MKINKVKLIAYCGMVALLASLILGLLGYSNNTNEIDNIKNQLLKMHVENNINLTMKYIKNSYGTLTQGDETLLDANGNSIEGEFGVVDSVLEDLGDKSTIFVRVNDDFKRISTNIMDDGNERATDTYLGRDHNAYETVIKGNLYTGEAEILGENYYTAYEPIKDINNNVIGLLFVGMPTEDLDKVINSHDTKMGNINILIIVFRAIALGSLIVLVGASVFETKDDKKKISSKKDKSNKLE; encoded by the coding sequence ATGAAAATAAATAAAGTAAAGCTAATAGCATACTGTGGAATGGTTGCTCTATTAGCTAGTTTAATTTTAGGCTTATTAGGTTATTCTAATAATACAAACGAAATAGATAATATTAAAAATCAACTATTAAAAATGCATGTGGAAAATAATATTAATTTAACTATGAAATATATTAAAAACTCTTATGGTACCTTAACTCAAGGAGATGAAACTCTACTTGATGCCAATGGTAATAGTATTGAAGGAGAATTTGGTGTAGTAGATAGTGTATTAGAGGATTTAGGCGACAAATCCACTATTTTTGTTAGAGTTAATGATGACTTTAAAAGAATTTCAACTAATATTATGGACGATGGTAATGAAAGAGCAACAGATACCTACTTAGGAAGAGACCATAATGCATATGAAACTGTAATTAAAGGTAATTTATATACTGGTGAGGCTGAAATACTAGGGGAAAATTATTATACTGCCTATGAGCCTATAAAAGACATTAACAATAATGTAATAGGATTGTTATTTGTTGGTATGCCAACAGAAGATTTAGATAAAGTAATTAATTCACATGATACAAAAATGGGTAATATTAATATTTTAATAATTGTTTTTAGAGCTATTGCATTAGGTTCTCTAATAGTTTTAGTCGGTGCATCGGTTTTTGAAACAAAGGATGATAAGAAAAAAATTAGTAGTAAAAAAGACAAGTCCAATAAATTAGAATAG
- a CDS encoding DUF3781 domain-containing protein has protein sequence MDYKNDLIKSIIKLHTTKLGKERAKKNLSLETNNIVTW, from the coding sequence ATGGATTATAAAAATGATTTAATTAAAAGTATAATTAAATTACATACAACAAAATTAGGCAAAGAAAGGGCTAAAAAGAACCTTTCATTAGAAACTAATAATATAGTAACTTGGTGA
- a CDS encoding DUF5131 family protein, giving the protein MVVGGESDYKARPLNYSWVLNIRDQSIRKNTSFEFRQYGTNFIKDGKMYKLQTKILASQARKAYINYYKKMKSGKTL; this is encoded by the coding sequence GTGGTTGTTGGTGGAGAGTCAGACTATAAGGCAAGACCTCTTAACTACAGTTGGGTACTTAATATTAGGGACCAATCTATTAGGAAAAATACAAGTTTTGAGTTCAGACAATATGGTACAAATTTTATAAAAGATGGAAAAATGTATAAACTACAGACTAAAATATTAGCTTCACAGGCTAGAAAGGCGTATATAAATTATTATAAAAAAATGAAAAGTGGGAAGACTTTATAA
- a CDS encoding DUF5131 family protein: MIKDRSNLSFLFLTKRIDRFLACIPDDWQNGYDNVTVCSTIENQLTADYRLSIFKNLPIKYKCITAQPLLEEINIEEYLDNIR, encoded by the coding sequence ATTATTAAGGACCGTTCAAACTTAAGTTTTTTATTTTTAACTAAAAGAATAGACAGATTTTTAGCTTGCATTCCGGATGATTGGCAAAATGGTTATGATAATGTTACTGTTTGTTCTACTATTGAAAATCAACTTACGGCAGATTATAGGCTGTCCATTTTTAAAAATCTACCAATAAAATATAAATGTATTACTGCCCAGCCCTTACTTGAGGAAATTAATATAGAAGAATATCTGGATAATATAAGGTAG
- a CDS encoding DUF5131 family protein, translating to MAMWNPWRGCKKYSEGCKFCYIHKGDFKRNINTNEIVKTNRKILK from the coding sequence ATGGCAATGTGGAATCCTTGGAGAGGTTGTAAAAAATATAGTGAAGGTTGTAAATTTTGCTATATTCATAAGGGTGATTTTAAAAGAAATATTAATACAAATGAGATTGTTAAAACCAATAGAAAAATTTTAAAATGA
- a CDS encoding alpha/beta hydrolase, which translates to MNLRTKYYKVKSFDGYNLNCKFDYPENFDTIAIFCHGSGPNTYDNRRLINGIEFNYYDLFSKEFNKKGIAFCRWNTRGCKPSDIPPDFIEIDDEKYKSYLPSSSIEDVVEVIRFFRKTSEYKEKRIILIGISEGATIIPFSAKNIQDEIDALLLLSFSYDNLKETIEWQLSGGSSMVNMLKWFDYSLKGYITEEDFKLDKYGVRKTVLKDVDFLDLDVNRDGKLTSDDYALMLKDYKIELFRAIEEEDDEWLKENYSVYLTSRWFKEHFDLPSISDVMLFLNIPIYIFQGADDANIPITDVDKIQKDFKNNHKSNLKLFIFEEHDHDLNYLWYPLYNKISSGLQKVFEVASSL; encoded by the coding sequence TTGAATTTAAGAACAAAATATTATAAAGTAAAATCTTTTGATGGGTATAATCTAAATTGCAAATTTGATTATCCTGAAAATTTTGACACTATAGCTATATTTTGCCATGGAAGTGGACCTAATACATATGATAATCGAAGATTAATAAATGGAATTGAATTCAATTACTATGATTTATTTTCTAAAGAGTTTAATAAAAAAGGCATTGCTTTTTGTAGATGGAATACTAGAGGATGTAAGCCTTCAGATATTCCACCGGATTTTATAGAGATAGATGATGAAAAATATAAAAGTTATTTACCGAGTAGTTCAATAGAGGACGTTGTAGAAGTTATAAGATTTTTTCGCAAAACTAGTGAATATAAGGAGAAAAGAATAATCTTAATAGGAATTAGTGAAGGTGCAACTATTATACCATTTTCAGCTAAAAATATTCAGGATGAAATAGATGCCTTGTTATTGTTAAGTTTTTCTTATGATAATTTAAAAGAAACAATTGAATGGCAATTAAGTGGTGGTAGTTCTATGGTAAACATGCTAAAATGGTTTGATTATTCTTTAAAGGGATATATTACTGAAGAAGATTTTAAGTTAGATAAATATGGTGTGAGAAAAACTGTTTTGAAAGATGTAGATTTTTTAGACTTAGATGTAAACAGAGATGGTAAACTAACATCTGATGACTATGCTCTGATGCTAAAGGATTATAAAATAGAATTATTTAGAGCAATTGAAGAAGAAGATGATGAATGGTTAAAAGAAAATTATAGTGTTTATTTGACTTCAAGATGGTTTAAGGAACATTTCGATTTACCGTCAATTTCTGATGTTATGCTATTTTTAAATATACCTATCTATATATTTCAAGGAGCTGATGATGCAAACATACCAATTACAGATGTAGACAAAATTCAGAAAGATTTTAAGAATAATCATAAATCAAATTTAAAATTATTTATTTTTGAAGAACATGATCATGATCTGAACTATTTATGGTACCCACTATACAATAAAATTTCTAGTGGACTACAGAAAGTATTTGAAGTGGCTTCAAGTTTATAA
- a CDS encoding putative immunity protein, with amino-acid sequence MLIEEYAWNLHEQDLKLKNGNLYSASKIKLKDDKLLRNKLMIILEEITQFQLVIWAINISMPLLKYLDNNLQNDPRIEKALDILTQRLKDQLKVSVLRNVGFEINRLSKESTSEISKIAAKCFSQAIAVGHMRGHALVSSDYCINLANLLNKSPTVERQGQIDIAKKVIGNKSNELLWTVD; translated from the coding sequence ATGCTAATTGAAGAGTATGCTTGGAATCTCCATGAACAAGATTTAAAGCTAAAAAATGGTAATTTATACAGTGCTTCTAAAATTAAGCTAAAAGATGATAAATTATTACGCAATAAATTAATGATTATTTTAGAAGAAATAACACAATTTCAATTGGTTATTTGGGCAATCAACATTTCCATGCCCTTGTTGAAATATCTTGATAATAATTTACAAAATGACCCTAGAATAGAAAAGGCACTAGATATTTTAACACAACGATTAAAGGACCAACTAAAAGTAAGTGTATTAAGAAATGTTGGATTTGAAATTAATAGGTTGTCAAAAGAATCAACTTCAGAAATTAGCAAAATCGCTGCTAAATGTTTTTCACAAGCAATTGCTGTGGGACATATGAGAGGACATGCTCTTGTTTCAAGTGACTATTGTATAAATTTAGCTAATCTGTTAAATAAATCACCTACAGTAGAAAGACAAGGACAAATAGATATTGCAAAGAAAGTTATTGGGAATAAAAGTAATGAACTTTTATGGACTGTTGATTAG
- the rlmD gene encoding 23S rRNA (uracil(1939)-C(5))-methyltransferase RlmD, whose translation MKVENLEIIDITEQGQGVAKKDNLVYFVEDVVVGETVDIEVIEKKKNFFIGKKIRTLKNSPYYIESNCKYSKECTGCSLLNTKYSKQLELKKELVKNQISRIGNFNIENINIRGLEEPYYFRNKIELKVDENYKIGYYIKKSHKLVPIEECLVASKTINNIMDRLLELIKKYKIKGYNRNKNTGIIKNITIRSNYLDEIQLTITLSKDKFENKEEFIDEIFKIDEVIELYFSINNKKNSEVMGEKVKQYFSKKEFIDKVGELKFKISPKSFFQVNSLNTKNLYDIALKQMKLEGRENILDLYCGIGTTTLYFGKNAKTAIGVEIVEDAVKDANINKKLNKINNVEFVLGKSEEKIEKLLNNNIDIVIVDPPRKGLDKKLVDILGRSKIKKLEYISCNPATLSRDLKYLQEYGFKLQEIELCDMFPHTMHVEALALLTK comes from the coding sequence ATGAAAGTAGAAAATTTAGAAATAATAGACATAACAGAACAAGGTCAAGGTGTAGCTAAAAAAGACAATTTAGTTTACTTTGTAGAAGATGTAGTAGTTGGTGAAACAGTAGATATTGAGGTAATAGAAAAAAAGAAAAATTTTTTCATTGGAAAGAAAATAAGAACTTTAAAAAATAGTCCATATTATATTGAGTCAAATTGTAAATATTCAAAAGAATGTACAGGTTGCTCATTGTTAAATACAAAATATAGCAAGCAGTTAGAATTAAAAAAAGAATTAGTAAAAAATCAAATTTCAAGAATTGGTAATTTTAATATAGAAAATATTAACATAAGAGGACTTGAAGAGCCTTATTACTTTAGAAATAAAATAGAGTTAAAAGTAGATGAAAATTATAAAATTGGATATTATATAAAAAAATCTCATAAATTAGTCCCAATAGAAGAATGCTTGGTAGCAAGTAAAACAATAAACAATATAATGGATAGACTATTGGAATTAATTAAAAAATATAAAATTAAAGGCTATAATCGTAATAAAAATACAGGAATAATAAAAAATATTACAATACGAAGTAACTACCTAGATGAAATTCAGCTAACAATAACCCTTTCTAAAGATAAATTTGAAAATAAAGAGGAATTTATAGATGAAATATTTAAAATTGATGAAGTAATAGAACTATATTTTTCCATTAATAATAAGAAAAATAGCGAAGTAATGGGAGAAAAAGTAAAACAATATTTTTCTAAAAAAGAATTTATAGATAAAGTGGGAGAATTAAAATTTAAAATATCTCCTAAATCATTTTTTCAAGTAAATAGTTTAAACACTAAGAACCTATACGATATAGCACTAAAACAAATGAAATTAGAAGGAAGAGAAAATATATTGGATTTGTACTGTGGAATTGGAACAACAACACTGTATTTTGGTAAAAATGCAAAAACAGCAATAGGTGTTGAAATAGTAGAAGACGCAGTAAAAGATGCAAACATCAATAAAAAATTAAACAAGATAAATAATGTAGAATTTGTATTAGGTAAAAGTGAAGAAAAAATAGAAAAACTTTTAAATAATAACATAGATATAGTAATAGTTGACCCACCAAGAAAGGGACTGGACAAAAAACTAGTGGATATATTAGGAAGGTCTAAAATAAAAAAACTTGAATATATCTCCTGTAACCCGGCAACCTTGTCGAGGGATTTAAAATACTTGCAGGAATATGGATTTAAATTACAGGAAATAGAACTGTGCGATATGTTTCCACATACCATGCATGTTGAAGCCCTAGCCCTTCTTACGAAGTAA
- a CDS encoding alkaline phosphatase, with protein MKKKIISLLLVIGLLFTGCKNTTSKSSEKVVLDNEKELAKNVIMIIPDGMSVDVLALARWYNGGKELNVDSLANGLVRTYSGNAAITDSAAASTALATGNKSENGRIGVLGEEYTMPGIEKVAEEDKSKPVASVLEGAKLQGKATGLVATCEIMHATPAGYSSHSLDRNDYNTIGEQQVYQNMDVVISGGSKFLSPEEREDKEDLKKIINEKDYNYVESKEELEKVKEGKVWAMLAETALPYDMDKNEDDISLAEMTSKAIELLSKDEDGFFLMVEASKIDWAAHANDPIGIISDALAYDEAVGVALDYAEENKETVVISVTDHANSGITLGNRTDERKNISEYMEPLSKAKLTGEGVENKLKENPEKIEETIAEYFGITDLSEEEIAEIEKAEEGTLNAIIGPMIAERSGIGFTSGNHTGGEVPLFIYTPEKVEKLSGTIENTDIPKYIAKVFGFDLKEVTDTLFVNAKEEFEKIGAKININTSDENNPVLEVTKDNTKIEFPENKNIAIKDGKTIELTGVTVYNGKDFYLSKDAIELVK; from the coding sequence ATGAAGAAAAAAATTATAAGTTTATTATTGGTAATTGGTCTATTGTTTACCGGATGTAAGAATACAACATCAAAATCAAGTGAAAAAGTGGTTTTAGACAATGAAAAAGAACTGGCTAAAAATGTGATAATGATTATACCTGACGGAATGAGCGTAGATGTCTTAGCCCTAGCAAGATGGTACAATGGTGGCAAAGAATTAAACGTAGATTCTTTGGCAAATGGTTTAGTTAGAACATATTCCGGAAATGCAGCAATAACCGATTCAGCAGCAGCAAGTACAGCTTTAGCAACTGGAAATAAATCTGAAAATGGAAGAATAGGAGTTCTAGGGGAAGAATATACAATGCCTGGAATTGAAAAAGTCGCAGAAGAAGACAAATCAAAACCTGTTGCATCTGTATTAGAAGGTGCTAAACTACAAGGTAAAGCTACAGGATTAGTAGCAACTTGTGAAATAATGCATGCAACACCTGCAGGTTATTCCTCTCATAGCTTAGATAGAAATGATTATAATACCATAGGAGAACAACAAGTTTATCAAAATATGGATGTAGTCATATCTGGAGGAAGTAAATTCCTGTCACCAGAAGAAAGAGAAGACAAAGAGGATTTAAAGAAGATTATAAATGAAAAAGACTATAACTATGTTGAAAGTAAAGAAGAATTAGAAAAAGTTAAAGAAGGAAAAGTTTGGGCTATGTTAGCTGAAACTGCTTTACCTTATGATATGGATAAAAACGAAGACGATATATCTTTAGCTGAAATGACTAGTAAGGCAATAGAATTATTATCAAAAGATGAAGATGGATTTTTCTTAATGGTAGAAGCTAGTAAAATAGACTGGGCTGCTCATGCAAATGATCCAATAGGCATAATCTCTGATGCATTAGCCTATGATGAGGCAGTAGGTGTTGCCTTGGATTATGCAGAGGAAAACAAAGAAACTGTAGTAATTTCAGTTACGGACCACGCTAATAGTGGTATTACATTAGGAAATAGAACAGATGAAAGAAAAAACATATCGGAATATATGGAGCCTTTATCAAAAGCAAAATTAACAGGTGAAGGTGTAGAAAATAAACTAAAGGAAAATCCCGAAAAAATAGAAGAAACAATAGCTGAATATTTTGGTATAACAGATTTATCTGAAGAAGAAATAGCCGAAATAGAGAAGGCGGAAGAAGGAACATTAAATGCTATAATTGGACCAATGATAGCTGAAAGATCAGGAATAGGGTTTACTAGTGGTAATCATACGGGTGGAGAAGTACCTTTGTTTATATATACACCTGAAAAAGTAGAAAAACTATCTGGAACAATAGAAAACACCGACATACCAAAATATATTGCAAAAGTATTTGGCTTTGATTTAAAAGAAGTTACAGACACTCTTTTTGTTAACGCAAAAGAGGAATTTGAAAAAATAGGTGCAAAAATTAATATAAATACTTCCGATGAAAACAATCCGGTCTTAGAAGTAACAAAAGACAATACAAAAATTGAATTTCCTGAAAATAAAAATATTGCTATAAAAGATGGAAAAACAATAGAACTAACAGGAGTAACAGTTTATAATGGAAAAGATTTTTATTTATCTAAAGATGCAATTGAATTAGTAAAATAA
- a CDS encoding AzlC family ABC transporter permease codes for MSRNKTFFKMGMHNGIPIMLGYFTVSFTFGIQASHIGLNAIDAALISLTNLTSAGQFAGLGIIAANSPFFEMAISQIIINSRYLLMSSSLSQKIEHNTSFIKRAVMAFGTTDEIYSLAITSKQPLSPYYVYGMMAVAIPGWTLGTFFGVILGDILPSTLVSALNIALYAMLISAIIPATKNNEKIAIIITISMFVSFLFTIIPYLKELSSGIHIIIISIVLTSIFAIIFPLKEEGHE; via the coding sequence ATGAGTCGTAATAAAACTTTTTTCAAAATGGGAATGCACAATGGAATACCAATTATGTTAGGTTATTTTACAGTATCTTTTACTTTTGGTATACAAGCAAGTCATATTGGCTTAAATGCAATTGATGCTGCTCTTATTTCCTTAACAAATTTAACTTCAGCGGGGCAATTTGCCGGTCTTGGAATTATTGCTGCTAACAGTCCATTTTTTGAAATGGCAATTTCCCAAATTATAATAAATTCCAGATATTTATTAATGTCTAGTTCTTTATCACAAAAAATTGAACACAACACTTCTTTTATTAAGAGAGCTGTTATGGCATTTGGTACAACTGATGAAATTTATAGCCTTGCAATTACTTCTAAACAACCACTAAGTCCCTATTATGTATATGGTATGATGGCAGTTGCTATACCTGGGTGGACTTTAGGCACTTTTTTTGGTGTTATTCTTGGCGATATTCTTCCAAGTACACTTGTTTCAGCCTTGAATATAGCACTTTATGCAATGTTAATAAGCGCTATTATCCCTGCTACAAAAAACAATGAAAAAATTGCAATTATTATTACAATTTCTATGTTTGTAAGCTTTTTATTTACGATTATTCCATATTTAAAAGAATTAAGTTCCGGAATACACATTATAATTATAAGTATTGTATTAACCAGTATATTTGCAATTATATTTCCTTTAAAGGAGGAAGGTCATGAATAA
- a CDS encoding AzlD domain-containing protein, translating into MNNLYIYILVMAIVTYLIRAIPLTLIRKEINNKFIKSFLYYVPYVTLSVLIFPAILYSTSSIISAIIVFIIAIILSYRKLNMMTVAIISCLTVFIIEYLLL; encoded by the coding sequence ATGAATAATTTATATATTTACATTTTAGTTATGGCAATAGTTACCTACTTAATTAGAGCTATTCCTTTAACTTTAATAAGAAAAGAAATAAATAATAAATTTATTAAGTCTTTTCTCTATTATGTGCCTTATGTAACTCTTTCAGTATTGATTTTTCCTGCCATACTATATTCTACTAGCTCAATTATCTCTGCAATTATAGTATTTATTATTGCAATTATACTATCCTATAGAAAACTAAATATGATGACCGTTGCAATTATATCCTGCTTGACTGTTTTTATTATTGAATACCTATTATTATAA
- a CDS encoding GntP family permease produces MFMNLFLAAAVSPEPLQLDPTRLVIAAIIGLLILLVLIIKFKVQAMIAILIGAISIGLIAGMPFQEIINSVNQGIGETLKGIALLVGLGSMFGAILEISGGAQTLAITMVNKFGDEKAAWALGITGLIIAIPVFFDAGLIILIPLAFSLARRTKRSSLYYAIPLLAGLAVGHAFIPPTPGPVLVAKMLNVELGWVIMIGLLCGTLAMILAGPIFGSYVGKKYYIAPPKQLSLDEDFDESKLPKFGTIVGIIMIPLVLIILNSIVKILDNDIANKIKPVLGFLGEPFIALTIAVLVAMVLLGFKHGYSKEELEEVMTKSLEPTGMILLVTACGGSLRYILQNSGIGTVIGDAVSSANLPIVVVAFIIAALVRVSVGSSTVAMTMAAGIVATMPVIATLPPMQLACITMAIAGGSTAFSHFNDSGFWLVKSLLRIDEKTTLKTWTVMETIVGVTGFVVALILSLIF; encoded by the coding sequence ATGTTTATGAATTTGTTTTTAGCAGCAGCTGTTTCACCAGAACCTTTACAACTTGATCCTACTAGACTGGTAATAGCTGCCATAATAGGCTTATTAATATTACTAGTATTAATTATAAAATTTAAAGTTCAAGCTATGATAGCTATTTTAATAGGTGCTATATCTATAGGCTTAATAGCGGGAATGCCATTTCAAGAAATCATTAATTCTGTAAACCAAGGTATAGGAGAAACCTTAAAGGGAATTGCCTTACTTGTAGGTTTAGGTTCCATGTTTGGAGCAATACTTGAAATTTCAGGAGGGGCACAGACATTAGCCATTACCATGGTTAATAAATTTGGAGATGAAAAAGCAGCATGGGCGTTAGGAATTACGGGTTTAATTATAGCAATACCGGTATTTTTCGATGCAGGTTTAATAATTTTAATACCTCTTGCTTTCTCATTAGCTAGAAGAACAAAACGTTCATCTTTGTACTATGCAATACCTCTATTAGCAGGACTTGCTGTAGGACATGCTTTTATTCCACCAACACCAGGACCTGTTTTAGTAGCAAAGATGTTAAATGTTGAATTAGGATGGGTTATAATGATAGGTCTTTTATGTGGTACCCTAGCAATGATTTTAGCCGGTCCGATATTTGGTTCCTATGTAGGAAAGAAATATTATATTGCACCACCAAAACAATTATCATTAGATGAAGATTTTGATGAATCAAAATTGCCTAAATTTGGCACAATAGTTGGAATTATTATGATTCCTTTAGTATTAATTATATTAAATTCAATAGTAAAAATATTGGATAATGATATTGCAAATAAAATAAAGCCAGTACTTGGTTTTCTTGGAGAACCTTTTATAGCCTTGACTATTGCAGTATTAGTTGCAATGGTACTATTAGGATTTAAACATGGATACTCTAAGGAAGAATTAGAGGAAGTAATGACTAAATCCTTAGAACCAACAGGTATGATACTCTTAGTTACTGCTTGTGGTGGATCCTTAAGATATATCTTACAGAACTCAGGAATTGGTACAGTAATAGGCGATGCAGTATCATCTGCAAATTTACCAATAGTAGTAGTTGCCTTTATTATAGCAGCGCTTGTAAGGGTTTCAGTAGGTTCATCAACAGTAGCAATGACAATGGCGGCAGGGATAGTTGCTACAATGCCTGTAATAGCAACATTACCTCCAATGCAATTGGCTTGTATTACAATGGCAATTGCAGGTGGTTCCACAGCGTTTTCACATTTCAACGATTCCGGTTTTTGGCTAGTAAAGTCACTATTGAGAATTGATGAAAAAACAACTTTAAAGACATGGACAGTAATGGAAACAATAGTTGGAGTTACAGGTTTTGTAGTAGCCTTAATACTATCATTAATATTTTAA
- the ilvD gene encoding dihydroxy-acid dehydratase, which yields MKLHSQKVRALAPENDPLKMGMGWTVEDLEKPQIMVESSFGDSHPGSAHLDKLIEEVTRGIIDEGGKPARYFATDICDGIAQGHDGINYSLVSREMIANMIEIHGNSTGFDAGVFIASCDKSMPGALMGLARLDMPSIVVAGGVMDAGPDLLTLEQIGMYSAMEQRGEITKEKLTYYKHNACPSCGACSFMGTASTMQIMAEALGLALPGSTLMPATSDELKEQAYLAGKQAMKLVEMNLKVSDIVTMKSFENAIMVHAAISGSTNSLLHIPAMAHEMGFEIDSDTFDKMHRGAHYLLDIRPAGKWPAQFFYYAGGVPAVMEEIKSQLHLDVMTVTGKTLGENLEELKKNGFYEKAEKHLEPWKIKRTDVIRTFDDPIGKDGTVAILRGNLAPEGSVVKHSAVPKEMFKAVLKARPFDSEEEALAAVLKKEIKPGDAVFIRYEGPKGSGMPEMFYTTEAISSDEELGKTIALITDGRFSGASKGPAIGHVSPEAADGGPIALVEENDLIKIDIPERILEIVGINGKELPKEEVDKILEERRKNWTPKEAKYKKGVLKIYADHAVSPMKGGYMV from the coding sequence ATGAAATTACACAGTCAAAAGGTTAGGGCTTTAGCTCCGGAAAACGATCCTTTGAAAATGGGAATGGGTTGGACAGTGGAAGATTTAGAGAAACCACAGATTATGGTAGAAAGCTCCTTCGGTGACAGCCACCCGGGAAGTGCTCACCTAGACAAGCTTATTGAAGAGGTAACCAGGGGAATTATTGACGAAGGCGGTAAACCTGCAAGGTATTTTGCAACTGATATTTGTGATGGAATAGCACAAGGACATGACGGAATAAATTATTCACTAGTAAGTCGTGAGATGATTGCAAATATGATAGAAATACATGGTAATTCTACAGGTTTTGATGCAGGGGTATTTATTGCAAGTTGTGACAAATCCATGCCAGGAGCTTTAATGGGCTTAGCTAGATTGGACATGCCATCAATTGTAGTAGCAGGTGGAGTTATGGACGCAGGCCCAGACTTATTAACCTTGGAACAAATTGGAATGTATTCAGCGATGGAACAAAGGGGGGAAATAACAAAAGAAAAACTTACATACTATAAACATAATGCTTGTCCTTCTTGTGGAGCATGTTCCTTTATGGGAACAGCATCAACTATGCAAATTATGGCAGAAGCATTAGGCCTTGCTTTACCAGGGTCAACACTTATGCCGGCAACATCTGATGAGTTAAAGGAACAAGCTTATTTAGCTGGAAAACAAGCTATGAAACTTGTAGAAATGAATTTAAAAGTGTCAGATATTGTTACAATGAAATCCTTTGAAAATGCAATTATGGTACATGCGGCTATATCCGGTTCAACTAATTCACTTTTACACATACCGGCAATGGCTCATGAAATGGGTTTTGAAATAGATTCAGACACATTTGACAAAATGCACAGAGGAGCTCATTATCTTTTAGATATTAGACCAGCAGGAAAATGGCCGGCTCAATTTTTCTATTATGCAGGAGGAGTTCCGGCAGTAATGGAAGAAATAAAGTCACAATTACATTTAGATGTAATGACGGTAACAGGAAAAACTCTAGGAGAAAATTTAGAAGAATTAAAGAAAAATGGATTTTATGAAAAAGCTGAAAAACACTTAGAACCTTGGAAAATTAAAAGAACAGATGTAATAAGAACTTTTGATGATCCAATAGGGAAGGATGGAACAGTTGCTATTTTAAGAGGTAACTTAGCACCTGAAGGTTCTGTAGTAAAACATTCTGCAGTACCAAAAGAAATGTTTAAGGCTGTTTTAAAAGCTAGACCTTTTGATAGTGAAGAAGAGGCTTTAGCAGCTGTATTAAAGAAGGAAATTAAACCTGGCGATGCGGTATTTATACGCTACGAAGGACCAAAAGGTTCAGGAATGCCGGAGATGTTTTATACAACAGAAGCTATTTCTTCAGATGAAGAATTAGGAAAAACAATTGCTTTAATTACAGATGGAAGGTTTTCAGGAGCATCAAAAGGACCGGCTATAGGTCATGTTTCACCGGAAGCAGCTGATGGAGGTCCAATAGCATTAGTAGAAGAAAATGATTTAATAAAAATAGATATACCAGAAAGAATTTTGGAAATAGTAGGGATTAATGGTAAGGAATTACCTAAAGAAGAAGTGGATAAGATTCTGGAGGAAAGAAGAAAAAATTGGACACCAAAAGAAGCTAAGTATAAAAAGGGAGTTTTAAAAATATATGCAGATCATGCAGTTTCACCAATGAAAGGTGGCTATATGGTTTAA